The Osmia lignaria lignaria isolate PbOS001 chromosome 14, iyOsmLign1, whole genome shotgun sequence genome has a window encoding:
- the LOC117605593 gene encoding uncharacterized protein LOC117605593 isoform X5 — MLTNFGSNESILGYLSNKDSQDVDLDAILGELCALERRCDGDIAATPAPDSQRQGRPNSTRITAADNTDIGKNEGAMRTDSPDNDSAFSDTVSMLSSESSASSSGSGHKPPQTAMHTAPQQQSHQLMDAAGRVKAEKIRLALEKIREASVQKLFIKAFTLDGSGKSLLVDEGMSVAHVCRLLADKNHVPMDPKWAVVEHLPDLFMERVYEDHELLVENLLLWTRDSKNKLLFVERPEKTQLFLTPERFLLGPSDRSSGEYDDHSRNILLEEFFSSSNVGVPEVEGPLYLKSDSKKGWKRYHFILRASGLYYWPKEKARTARDLVCLATFDVNQIYYGIGWKKKYKAPTDFCFAVKHPRLQQPKSTKYIKFLCAEDNASLERWMVGIRVAKYGRQLMENYRTLVDELAQEDLDILAHARSCSVSSIAVPAQNQTQYNTINDNARQFTENFRHNVEVAITRQYDGQRQIYNSEQRQSYNNDGRLSRASSSSSSGCLSDGAPSSCEVAFECGEFPTGTIKRKPSMNPKLPLTSITRQLKEVGETVRDEPDSCPSPTSSGSGTLTRRHSRRRSGTDSDGSGTLKRHHRSGNATPVSPVPPGTPVRERASPMGYSRSESQESKTPTSPIPTCMMDSITSLPPPPSPSRVAEETESDNEPLPPPPPEMFRSNLSLDSLPPPPAPGELPMCNTPELTGSSLSLASLPPPPSPLVGETGTIRRARPKQSTPTNSITPEGTPTHAPSRSTNNQQIYSTTNNLQNNSNSQNYNTNSQNVLHINNTANSMASPHSSYPGSNASTPTYAPSSPNFTSPPPFVPPPAYGTQQHNSSSLSRQNSKVESLYGTHPGVHQHNSTVQPIRPNPNMDTVRRSAMKQGSGHYAAPPYLAELKAASSPQPQRRVTIQEPPTSPKSKTGTGKKITFNLPPQQEPGSPALPQRKPMPPRRSDSTRLTSPKKLAASDQAPPGDFLKDLQRVMRKKWQVAQKCKLDSTTTPHEVLGFRDPPPAVADYRETNVSNWVQEHYGADNLYENVYATDPHAPVEYASSPARQATVRFADENRSINIVNAIASKRRPPPPPPKRAETTHLTTTRAMH, encoded by the exons ATTCTCAGGATGTCGATCTCGACGCGATCCTCGGCGAATTGTGCGCATTGGAGCGCCGATGCGACGGTGACATCGCGGCCACACCTGCGCCCGATTCGCAGAGACAGGGACGACCAAACAGCACAAGGATCACCGCTGCTGACAATACCGACATCGGTAAAAACGAAGGAG CTATGCGGACCGATAGTCCTGACAATGACAGTGCGTTCTCGGACACGGTGTCGATGTTGTCCAGCGAGAGTTCCGCGAGTAGCAGCGGTTCCGGTCACAAACCTCCTCAGACCGCCATGCACACAGCCCCACAACAGCAGTCCCATCAGCTTATGG ACGCTGCTGGCAGAGTCAAGGCGGAAAAGATCCGCTTGGCGTTGGAGAAGATACGCGAGGCCAGCGTTCAGAAACTCTTCATCAAAGCGTTCACTTTGGACGGCAGCGGGAAAAGTTTGCTCGTGGACGAAGGAATGAGCGTGGCTCATGTATGCAGGTTACTCGCCGACAAAAATCACGTGCCAATGGATCCAAAATGGGCGGTGGTCGAGCATCTTCCCGATCTTTTCATGG aAAGGGTATACGAAGACCATGAGCTGCTAGTGGAAAATCTTCTACTATGGACGAGAGACTCGAAGAACAAGCTGCTGTTTGTGGAGAGGCCAGAAAAAACTCAATTGTTCCTCACTCCAGAGAGATTCCTTTTAGGTCCGTCAGACAGGAGCAGTGGAGAATACGATGATCATTCTCGTAATATTCTTCTGGAGGAATTCTTTTCTAGCAGCAACGTTGGAGTTCCAGAG gtCGAGGGACCGCTGTACCTAAAATCGGACAGCAAGAAGGGCTGGAAAAGGTACCACTTCATCCTGCGGGCATCCGGCCTCTACTATTGGCCGAAGGAGAAAGCTCGCACGGCTCGTGATCTCGTTTGTCTGGCTACATTCGACGTGAATCAAATTTATTACGGTATCGGCTGGAAGAAGAAATACAAAGCCCCGACAGATTTCTGTTTCGCTGTGAAGCACCCCAGGTTACAGCAACCTAAATCGACCAAGTACATCAAGTTCCTCTGCGCGGAGGATAACGCGTCCTTGGAACGATGGATGGTCGGGATAAGAGTGGCCAAATACGGAAGACAATTGATGGAGAACTATAGAACCCTGGTCGACGAGCTCGCCCAAGAGGATCTCGATATATTGGCCCATGCCAGATCATGCTCCGTTAGCTCGATCGCTGTGCCAGCTCAGAATCAGACACAGTACAATACCATCAACGATAATGCTCGTCAATTCACGGAAAACTTCAGGCACAACGTGGAGGTGGCTATTACCAGACAATACGATGGCCAGAGGCAAATTTACAATTCTGAACAACGACAGAGTTATAACAATGATGGGAGACTGAGCAGAGCTAGCAGCTCCAGCTCCAGCGGATGTCTGTCTGATGGAGCGCCTAGCAGTTGCGAG GTAGCTTTCGAATGTGGCGAATTTCCAACGGGAACTATCAAAAGGAAACCTTCGATGAATCCAAAACTACCCCTCACATCTATAACGAGACAGTTGAAGGAAGTTGGAGAGACAGTTCGTGACGAGCCGGATTCCTGTCCAAGTCCAACGAGTTCCGGTTCTGGAACATTAACCAGAAGGCATAGTCGAAGAAGAAGTGGTACCGACTCGGATGGGTCTGGAACGTTGAAGAGACACCATCGATCCGGAAACGCGACTCCGGTCAGTCCTGTACCTCCTGGTACACCAGTTAGAGAGCGAGCGAGTCCCATGGGATATAGTAGGTCGGAGAGTCAGGAATCGAAGACGCCTACCAGCCCGATACCAACTTGTATG ATGGATTCGATTACTTCCTTACCGCCACCGCCATCGCCGTCGAGAGTAGCCGAGGAAACAGAATCGGACAACGAGCCGCTTCCTCCACCTCCGCCGGAAATGTTCCGATCGAATCTCTCTCTGGATTCATTGCCACCTCCTCCAGCTCCCGGTGAGCTTCCAATGTGCAATACTCCAGAACTCACCGGTTCTTCGTTGAGTCTGGCGTCCCTTCCGCCACCTCCGAGTCCTTTGGTGGGCGAAACAGGAACCATTCGGCGTGCACGACCGAAACAGTCCACCCCAACGAACTCCATCACTCCCGAGGGCACTCCAACGCATGCTCCATCAAGATCTACGAACAATCAGCAGATCTACTCGACTACGAACAACTTGCAGAACAACTCGAACAGCCAGAACTATAACACGAACTCCCAGAACGTTCTTCACATAAACAACACTGCAAATTCAATGGCCTCCCCGCACAGTTCCTATCCAGGATCAAACGCGAGCACACCGACCTACGCTCCGAGCTCGCCAAACTTCACTTCGCCTCCGCCATTCGTTCCTCCGCCAGCATACGGCACGCAACAGCACAACAGTTCCAGCCTCAGCAGACAAAACTCCAAGGTGGAGTCGCTGTACGGAACCCACCCAGGCGTTCACCAACACAACTCGACGGTGCAACCCATCAGGCCAAACCCGAATATGGACACCGTGCGACGAAGTGCCATGAAGCAAGGCTCGGGACACTACGCGGCTCCGCCTTATCTAGCTGAGCTGAAAGCCGCTTCCAGCCCTCAGCCCCAGCGTAGGGTGACCATCCAGGAACCACCCACCTCGCCGAAATCGAAGACGGGCACCGGTAAGAAGATCACGTTCAATCTTCCACCTCAGCAGGAACCGGGAAGTCCAGCTCTGCCCCAGAGGAAGCCCATGCCACCGAGAAGATCGGACAGCACGAGGCTCACGTCTCCCAAGAAGCTCGCCGCATCCGACCAAGCGCCTCCCGGTGACTTCCTGAAGGATCTCCAAAGAGTGATGAGGAAAAAATGGCAGGTAGCTCAGAAGTGTAAGCTAGATTCCACCACTACCCCGCACGAGGTCCTCGGATTCCGTGATCCACCGCCTGCAGTGGCTGATTACAGAGAGACCAACGTTTCGAACTGGGTCCAGGAACACTACGGAGCTGATAACTTATACGAGAATGTCTATGCAACCGATCCACACGCACCTGTGGAGTACGCGTCCAGTCCGGCCAGGCAAGCGACCGTCAGGTTCGCCGACGAGAATCGCAGCATCAACATCGTGAACGCGATCGCCAGCAAGAGAagaccaccaccaccgcctccgaaaagggcGGAGACCACGCATCTGACCACGACCAGGGCGATGCACTGA
- the LOC117605593 gene encoding uncharacterized protein LOC117605593 isoform X4: protein MDRFFRWKSHKAQEDGLDNVSSATLRPFNSDINTPRIDSYRFSMANLEDSQDVDLDAILGELCALERRCDGDIAATPAPDSQRQGRPNSTRITAADNTDIGKNEGAMRTDSPDNDSAFSDTVSMLSSESSASSSGSGHKPPQTAMHTAPQQQSHQLMDAAGRVKAEKIRLALEKIREASVQKLFIKAFTLDGSGKSLLVDEGMSVAHVCRLLADKNHVPMDPKWAVVEHLPDLFMERVYEDHELLVENLLLWTRDSKNKLLFVERPEKTQLFLTPERFLLGPSDRSSGEYDDHSRNILLEEFFSSSNVGVPEVEGPLYLKSDSKKGWKRYHFILRASGLYYWPKEKARTARDLVCLATFDVNQIYYGIGWKKKYKAPTDFCFAVKHPRLQQPKSTKYIKFLCAEDNASLERWMVGIRVAKYGRQLMENYRTLVDELAQEDLDILAHARSCSVSSIAVPAQNQTQYNTINDNARQFTENFRHNVEVAITRQYDGQRQIYNSEQRQSYNNDGRLSRASSSSSSGCLSDGAPSSCEVAFECGEFPTGTIKRKPSMNPKLPLTSITRQLKEVGETVRDEPDSCPSPTSSGSGTLTRRHSRRRSGTDSDGSGTLKRHHRSGNATPVSPVPPGTPVRERASPMGYSRSESQESKTPTSPIPTCMMDSITSLPPPPSPSRVAEETESDNEPLPPPPPEMFRSNLSLDSLPPPPAPGELPMCNTPELTGSSLSLASLPPPPSPLVGETGTIRRARPKQSTPTNSITPEGTPTHAPSRSTNNQQIYSTTNNLQNNSNSQNYNTNSQNVLHINNTANSMASPHSSYPGSNASTPTYAPSSPNFTSPPPFVPPPAYGTQQHNSSSLSRQNSKVESLYGTHPGVHQHNSTVQPIRPNPNMDTVRRSAMKQGSGHYAAPPYLAELKAASSPQPQRRVTIQEPPTSPKSKTGTGKKITFNLPPQQEPGSPALPQRKPMPPRRSDSTRLTSPKKLAASDQAPPGDFLKDLQRVMRKKWQVAQKCKLDSTTTPHEVLGFRDPPPAVADYRETNVSNWVQEHYGADNLYENVYATDPHAPVEYASSPARQATVRFADENRSINIVNAIASKRRPPPPPPKRAETTHLTTTRAMH from the exons ATTCTCAGGATGTCGATCTCGACGCGATCCTCGGCGAATTGTGCGCATTGGAGCGCCGATGCGACGGTGACATCGCGGCCACACCTGCGCCCGATTCGCAGAGACAGGGACGACCAAACAGCACAAGGATCACCGCTGCTGACAATACCGACATCGGTAAAAACGAAGGAG CTATGCGGACCGATAGTCCTGACAATGACAGTGCGTTCTCGGACACGGTGTCGATGTTGTCCAGCGAGAGTTCCGCGAGTAGCAGCGGTTCCGGTCACAAACCTCCTCAGACCGCCATGCACACAGCCCCACAACAGCAGTCCCATCAGCTTATGG ACGCTGCTGGCAGAGTCAAGGCGGAAAAGATCCGCTTGGCGTTGGAGAAGATACGCGAGGCCAGCGTTCAGAAACTCTTCATCAAAGCGTTCACTTTGGACGGCAGCGGGAAAAGTTTGCTCGTGGACGAAGGAATGAGCGTGGCTCATGTATGCAGGTTACTCGCCGACAAAAATCACGTGCCAATGGATCCAAAATGGGCGGTGGTCGAGCATCTTCCCGATCTTTTCATGG aAAGGGTATACGAAGACCATGAGCTGCTAGTGGAAAATCTTCTACTATGGACGAGAGACTCGAAGAACAAGCTGCTGTTTGTGGAGAGGCCAGAAAAAACTCAATTGTTCCTCACTCCAGAGAGATTCCTTTTAGGTCCGTCAGACAGGAGCAGTGGAGAATACGATGATCATTCTCGTAATATTCTTCTGGAGGAATTCTTTTCTAGCAGCAACGTTGGAGTTCCAGAG gtCGAGGGACCGCTGTACCTAAAATCGGACAGCAAGAAGGGCTGGAAAAGGTACCACTTCATCCTGCGGGCATCCGGCCTCTACTATTGGCCGAAGGAGAAAGCTCGCACGGCTCGTGATCTCGTTTGTCTGGCTACATTCGACGTGAATCAAATTTATTACGGTATCGGCTGGAAGAAGAAATACAAAGCCCCGACAGATTTCTGTTTCGCTGTGAAGCACCCCAGGTTACAGCAACCTAAATCGACCAAGTACATCAAGTTCCTCTGCGCGGAGGATAACGCGTCCTTGGAACGATGGATGGTCGGGATAAGAGTGGCCAAATACGGAAGACAATTGATGGAGAACTATAGAACCCTGGTCGACGAGCTCGCCCAAGAGGATCTCGATATATTGGCCCATGCCAGATCATGCTCCGTTAGCTCGATCGCTGTGCCAGCTCAGAATCAGACACAGTACAATACCATCAACGATAATGCTCGTCAATTCACGGAAAACTTCAGGCACAACGTGGAGGTGGCTATTACCAGACAATACGATGGCCAGAGGCAAATTTACAATTCTGAACAACGACAGAGTTATAACAATGATGGGAGACTGAGCAGAGCTAGCAGCTCCAGCTCCAGCGGATGTCTGTCTGATGGAGCGCCTAGCAGTTGCGAG GTAGCTTTCGAATGTGGCGAATTTCCAACGGGAACTATCAAAAGGAAACCTTCGATGAATCCAAAACTACCCCTCACATCTATAACGAGACAGTTGAAGGAAGTTGGAGAGACAGTTCGTGACGAGCCGGATTCCTGTCCAAGTCCAACGAGTTCCGGTTCTGGAACATTAACCAGAAGGCATAGTCGAAGAAGAAGTGGTACCGACTCGGATGGGTCTGGAACGTTGAAGAGACACCATCGATCCGGAAACGCGACTCCGGTCAGTCCTGTACCTCCTGGTACACCAGTTAGAGAGCGAGCGAGTCCCATGGGATATAGTAGGTCGGAGAGTCAGGAATCGAAGACGCCTACCAGCCCGATACCAACTTGTATG ATGGATTCGATTACTTCCTTACCGCCACCGCCATCGCCGTCGAGAGTAGCCGAGGAAACAGAATCGGACAACGAGCCGCTTCCTCCACCTCCGCCGGAAATGTTCCGATCGAATCTCTCTCTGGATTCATTGCCACCTCCTCCAGCTCCCGGTGAGCTTCCAATGTGCAATACTCCAGAACTCACCGGTTCTTCGTTGAGTCTGGCGTCCCTTCCGCCACCTCCGAGTCCTTTGGTGGGCGAAACAGGAACCATTCGGCGTGCACGACCGAAACAGTCCACCCCAACGAACTCCATCACTCCCGAGGGCACTCCAACGCATGCTCCATCAAGATCTACGAACAATCAGCAGATCTACTCGACTACGAACAACTTGCAGAACAACTCGAACAGCCAGAACTATAACACGAACTCCCAGAACGTTCTTCACATAAACAACACTGCAAATTCAATGGCCTCCCCGCACAGTTCCTATCCAGGATCAAACGCGAGCACACCGACCTACGCTCCGAGCTCGCCAAACTTCACTTCGCCTCCGCCATTCGTTCCTCCGCCAGCATACGGCACGCAACAGCACAACAGTTCCAGCCTCAGCAGACAAAACTCCAAGGTGGAGTCGCTGTACGGAACCCACCCAGGCGTTCACCAACACAACTCGACGGTGCAACCCATCAGGCCAAACCCGAATATGGACACCGTGCGACGAAGTGCCATGAAGCAAGGCTCGGGACACTACGCGGCTCCGCCTTATCTAGCTGAGCTGAAAGCCGCTTCCAGCCCTCAGCCCCAGCGTAGGGTGACCATCCAGGAACCACCCACCTCGCCGAAATCGAAGACGGGCACCGGTAAGAAGATCACGTTCAATCTTCCACCTCAGCAGGAACCGGGAAGTCCAGCTCTGCCCCAGAGGAAGCCCATGCCACCGAGAAGATCGGACAGCACGAGGCTCACGTCTCCCAAGAAGCTCGCCGCATCCGACCAAGCGCCTCCCGGTGACTTCCTGAAGGATCTCCAAAGAGTGATGAGGAAAAAATGGCAGGTAGCTCAGAAGTGTAAGCTAGATTCCACCACTACCCCGCACGAGGTCCTCGGATTCCGTGATCCACCGCCTGCAGTGGCTGATTACAGAGAGACCAACGTTTCGAACTGGGTCCAGGAACACTACGGAGCTGATAACTTATACGAGAATGTCTATGCAACCGATCCACACGCACCTGTGGAGTACGCGTCCAGTCCGGCCAGGCAAGCGACCGTCAGGTTCGCCGACGAGAATCGCAGCATCAACATCGTGAACGCGATCGCCAGCAAGAGAagaccaccaccaccgcctccgaaaagggcGGAGACCACGCATCTGACCACGACCAGGGCGATGCACTGA